Within Paenibacillus sp. RUD330, the genomic segment CGTACGAGCGGGATTCAATCTGTTCATCAGCGGCGGCACCGGTACGGGCAAAACGACATTTCTGAACGCCTTGTCCAGGTTCATTCCGTCCGATGAGCGGCTCATCACGATCGAGGATTCGGCGGAGCTTCAATTGCAGGCGCCGAACCTGGTGTCGCTGGAGACGCGGAACGCCAATACCGAGGGGAAGGGGGAGATTCCGATGAGACAGCTGATCCGAGCTTCCCTGCGAATGCGTCCGGATCGGATCATTGTCGGGGAAGTGAGAGGAGCTGAAGCGCTCGACATGCTGGCAGCCATGAATACCGGGCACTCGGGTAGCATGGGTACCGGCCACAGCAACAGCGCCAAGGATATGCTGAGCCGGCTTGAGACGATGGTATTGAGCGGTGCGGCCGAGCTGCCGCTCGCGGCTATCCGGCAGCAGCTCGCTTCCGCGCTGGACATCATCGTTCATTTGTCCCGGATGCGCGATCATTCCCGCAAAGTGCAGGAAGTCGTGCAGGTGACGGGGATGAAGGACGGAGACATCCAGCTGGAAACCTTGTTCCGATATGAGGATGGAGCGGAGGGTGGCCGTCTCCGGCGGCTCCCCATGCCGCTGGCCCGTATGGACAAATGGGTTCGTTGCGGTTTCCATCCAATAGAAGCGGGGAGAGTCGGGAGTTGAGCAGCCGCTTGAACATAATCGAGCCCGTCAAGATGTGGCGGCTGGCAGCGCGGCTCGGCTGGGAGCCGGCAAGATCAGGGTCTGCCTGGCGCAGCCGGCTGCCGGATTACTCGGTCTTCTCCTTGACGCGCAAGCAATTCGCCGTCTCCGCGGGAGCGGGGGCTGCGGCAATATTCGCCGCCATTTATTTGTTCTACTTGTCCGTGCCGGCCGCCGCCGCCTTCTCGGTAGCAGGGCTTCTGGTTCCGAGAAAGTACAGGGACTACTTGAGACGCAGACGCCAAGCGAAGCTTAGGCTGCAATTCAAGGAGATGCTTTTTTCGCTGTCATCCTCTCTAGCGGCCGGGAAGTCGGTAGAAAACGCTTTTTTCGCCTCGCTTGACGATCTGCGTCTCATGTACCCGGAGTCGCGCTCCGATCTCATGCTCGAGCTGGAGGCGATCCGGCATCGATGCGGCAACGGCGATCCGCTGGAGGCGGGGCTTGCCGAGTTCGCCTCGCGATCCGGGGTGGAGGAGATCCGGCAGTTCGCCGACGTTTTCATTACATGCAAGAGGACGGGCGGCAACCTGATCGAGATCATCAGGCGCACCTCCCAGACGATCGGGGAGAAGATCGAAATCAACCAGGAAATTGAGGTCATGATTTCCCGCAAGCGCTTCGAAGCCAAGATCATGACAGGCGTTCCCTTCGCTTTCATGGCATTTCTGCACGGGTCTGCGCCGGACTATATGGCTCCTCTCTACGCGGCGCCTGCAGGGTATGCCGTAATAACAGCCGCTTTGTCAATGCTGGCTGCATGCGGGTGGCTGATGATGAGAATCATGGCTATCCGACTGTAAAAGGAGGAAGAGATCCATGTGGACATTATGGCTGGCTGGATTGATGGCTTCCGCATGGCTGACCGCCGCGTGGAGGCATGCGGCGGCCAGCGGCAGGCCGCTGCCTGCTGTCCTGCTCCACTGGGACAAGCCGGCTCTTGCCGCTTGCTTCGGAGCTCCGGCGTTGCTCCAGGCGGTGGAAGAGGCCGGACTGATGGCGCGCATCGAGGAGCATGTAGCCGGCTTGCATGCCTCCATGGTCATCCTGAAAGGAGAAGCATGGACTCCGGACCTTACGCGGCGATATTTGGCGCGGACATGTATACATGGAAGCGGAGCCGCTCTGGCCGGCTTGCTGCTGACTG encodes:
- a CDS encoding type II secretion system F family protein — translated: MSSRLNIIEPVKMWRLAARLGWEPARSGSAWRSRLPDYSVFSLTRKQFAVSAGAGAAAIFAAIYLFYLSVPAAAAFSVAGLLVPRKYRDYLRRRRQAKLRLQFKEMLFSLSSSLAAGKSVENAFFASLDDLRLMYPESRSDLMLELEAIRHRCGNGDPLEAGLAEFASRSGVEEIRQFADVFITCKRTGGNLIEIIRRTSQTIGEKIEINQEIEVMISRKRFEAKIMTGVPFAFMAFLHGSAPDYMAPLYAAPAGYAVITAALSMLAACGWLMMRIMAIRL
- a CDS encoding CpaF family protein, coding for MSGEISDSGLTAAVEATVAEWPGGARLTSTDRLALVKRLYYSFRGLDVLQPLLDDDSVTEIMINGHESIFAERSGKLERLSLSFESRERLEDLIQSIVAAVNRVVNESSPIVDARLPDGSRVHIVLPPIALQGPVLTIRKFPKKPLLMNDLIAAGCLDEESAAFLAQLVRAGFNLFISGGTGTGKTTFLNALSRFIPSDERLITIEDSAELQLQAPNLVSLETRNANTEGKGEIPMRQLIRASLRMRPDRIIVGEVRGAEALDMLAAMNTGHSGSMGTGHSNSAKDMLSRLETMVLSGAAELPLAAIRQQLASALDIIVHLSRMRDHSRKVQEVVQVTGMKDGDIQLETLFRYEDGAEGGRLRRLPMPLARMDKWVRCGFHPIEAGRVGS